The following proteins are encoded in a genomic region of Nocardioides renjunii:
- a CDS encoding sensor histidine kinase, whose protein sequence is MSLTRRAVAATLGPTAFLGLAFVMLGAALALAFALLAGFVVSPLVDAEGVPRWAIVTTAVLLGALLLVVVGAVPAVRRIEGVATESMLLVTFDGGPPQAAAHWHDRWRSVGWLCAHALAGAALAVWAAAVPVVAFERSPWLLAPAILGVPVVAALLVAGLRRLAPVLLGSSLRERVDRLEREAVDLGERHRIAREIHDSVGHALSLVTVQAAAAARVQHSDPDFVAEALAAIEGAARRAAGELDHVLGLLRVEDVPRRPSPDLTALPDLVAAARRAGLDVTLEVPSPAVELPQVVSRELYRVTQEALSNVLRHGSGPCHVRLDRGDRAVTLEVTNGAGPAASRAGGRRGHGLRGIRERAAAIGGTATAGPVDDGWRLHVVLPLGAAR, encoded by the coding sequence GTGAGCCTGACGCGCCGAGCCGTTGCCGCCACGCTGGGGCCCACCGCGTTCCTCGGGCTGGCGTTCGTGATGCTCGGCGCCGCGCTGGCGCTCGCGTTCGCCCTGCTGGCCGGCTTCGTCGTCTCGCCCCTGGTCGACGCCGAGGGGGTGCCGCGATGGGCGATCGTCACCACGGCGGTCCTGCTGGGCGCGCTCCTCCTCGTCGTCGTCGGCGCCGTGCCCGCAGTACGCCGCATCGAGGGCGTCGCGACCGAGTCGATGCTCCTGGTGACCTTCGACGGAGGGCCTCCGCAGGCCGCCGCGCACTGGCACGACCGCTGGCGCAGTGTCGGCTGGCTGTGCGCGCACGCGCTGGCCGGGGCGGCGCTCGCCGTCTGGGCGGCGGCGGTGCCGGTCGTGGCCTTCGAGCGGAGCCCGTGGCTGCTGGCGCCGGCCATCCTCGGCGTCCCGGTGGTCGCGGCGCTGCTGGTGGCCGGCCTGCGACGCCTGGCTCCGGTGCTGCTCGGGTCGTCGCTGCGCGAGCGCGTGGACCGCCTGGAGCGCGAGGCCGTGGACCTGGGTGAGCGCCACCGGATCGCCCGCGAGATCCACGACAGCGTCGGGCACGCCCTGAGCCTGGTCACCGTGCAGGCCGCCGCGGCCGCCCGCGTCCAGCACTCCGACCCGGACTTCGTCGCGGAGGCGCTCGCCGCGATCGAGGGCGCGGCCCGTCGGGCGGCCGGCGAGCTCGACCACGTCCTCGGCCTGCTGCGGGTCGAGGACGTGCCGCGGCGCCCGAGCCCGGACCTCACCGCCCTCCCCGACCTCGTCGCCGCCGCCCGGCGCGCGGGCCTCGACGTGACCCTCGAGGTGCCGTCCCCGGCCGTCGAGCTGCCGCAGGTGGTCTCGCGCGAGCTCTACCGCGTGACGCAGGAGGCGCTGTCCAACGTGCTGCGCCACGGGTCCGGGCCGTGCCACGTGCGACTCGACCGGGGCGACCGCGCCGTCACGCTCGAGGTGACCAACGGCGCCGGGCCGGCCGCGTCGCGCGCCGGCGGCCGGCGCGGGCACGGACTGCGCGGCATCCGGGAGCGGGCCGCGGCCATCGGCGGCACCGCGACCGCCGGTCCGGTCGACGACGGCTGGCGGCTGCACGTCGTGCTGCCCCTCGGAGCCGCGCGGTGA
- a CDS encoding App1 family protein gives MSPRRWVVALERAWDSTRLRRDRSSPPTHFRIEPYIGHGGPDGVVVRGRVLDNPPGADAVDGEGVGAAVRRTLQHFATRELPGVPLRVTVAGAVAETVTDEEGYFRVRLEPPPGALTSPWTPGTVELVGDYRGTTAPAAVVQVRVPSAEARFGILSDVDDTILETGVQRALRMVLRTLTGSSLTRTPFPGAVELYRDLEAGVNPVFYVSSSPWNLHAFLLAFLRHRGFPLGPVLLRDLLGTWAGREHKDDRIREVLDLHPQLSFVLLGDSGEHDPQIYAETVRAYPGRILAVYIREVRLDPGDGRVEMVSGSWGSEVPFVLAADTDAVRRHATGLGLL, from the coding sequence ATGAGCCCTCGCCGGTGGGTGGTCGCCCTCGAACGCGCCTGGGACTCCACCCGCCTGCGGCGTGACCGCTCGAGCCCGCCGACGCACTTCCGGATCGAGCCCTACATCGGCCACGGCGGCCCCGACGGCGTGGTCGTGCGGGGCCGCGTCCTGGACAACCCGCCCGGCGCCGACGCGGTGGACGGCGAGGGCGTGGGTGCCGCCGTGCGCCGCACGCTCCAGCACTTCGCGACCCGCGAGCTGCCGGGCGTGCCGCTGCGGGTCACGGTGGCGGGCGCCGTGGCGGAGACCGTCACCGACGAGGAGGGCTACTTCCGGGTGCGGCTGGAGCCACCGCCGGGCGCCCTGACGAGCCCGTGGACGCCGGGCACGGTCGAGCTCGTCGGCGACTACCGGGGGACCACCGCGCCCGCGGCCGTCGTGCAGGTGAGGGTCCCGTCCGCCGAGGCACGCTTCGGCATCCTCTCCGACGTCGACGACACGATCCTGGAGACCGGCGTGCAGCGGGCGCTGCGCATGGTGCTGCGGACGCTGACCGGCTCGTCGCTGACCCGGACGCCGTTCCCCGGGGCGGTGGAGCTCTACCGGGACCTGGAGGCGGGCGTGAACCCGGTCTTCTACGTCTCGTCGAGCCCGTGGAACCTGCACGCCTTCCTGCTCGCCTTCCTCCGGCACCGCGGCTTCCCGCTGGGACCGGTGCTCCTGCGCGACCTCCTCGGGACCTGGGCGGGCCGCGAGCACAAGGACGACCGGATCCGGGAGGTGCTCGACCTCCACCCGCAGCTGTCCTTCGTCCTGCTCGGCGACTCGGGCGAGCACGACCCGCAGATCTACGCCGAGACCGTGCGGGCCTACCCGGGCCGCATCCTCGCCGTCTACATCCGCGAGGTGCGCCTCGACCCCGGCGACGGCCGTGTCGAGATGGTCTCGGGCAGCTGGGGCTCGGAGGTGCCGTTCGTGCTCGCCGCCGACACCGACGCCGTACGCCGGCACGCGACGGGGCTCGGCCTGCTCTGA
- a CDS encoding response regulator transcription factor — MTRVLLVDDEPLVRRGISVTLSTESDIEVVGEAEDGAEAVSQVRRLRPEVVLMDIRMPRVDGISATRTIMAADRPPAVVVLTTFENDDHVYDALLAGARGYLLKRAPADDVVTAVRLAAQPDTLLFPARLRDLVRQRSRQPVPSAPDMARLSTREGEVLRAVARGLSNPEIAVELHLGLETVKTHVAAVLAKLGVRDRTQAVIRAYESGFVVPDDGR; from the coding sequence GTGACGCGGGTCCTGCTCGTGGACGACGAGCCCCTGGTCCGCCGCGGCATCTCCGTCACGCTGTCCACGGAGTCCGACATCGAGGTCGTCGGCGAGGCGGAGGACGGCGCGGAGGCGGTCTCGCAGGTGCGCCGCCTGCGGCCCGAGGTCGTCCTCATGGACATCCGGATGCCCCGGGTCGACGGCATCAGCGCGACGCGCACCATCATGGCGGCCGACCGGCCGCCCGCGGTCGTCGTGCTGACGACGTTCGAGAACGACGACCACGTCTACGACGCGCTGCTGGCCGGCGCCCGGGGCTACCTGCTCAAGCGGGCCCCGGCCGACGACGTCGTTACCGCGGTGCGGCTGGCCGCGCAGCCGGACACCCTCCTCTTCCCGGCGAGGTTGCGCGACCTGGTGCGCCAGCGGTCGCGGCAACCGGTCCCGAGCGCCCCCGACATGGCCAGGCTCTCGACGAGGGAGGGCGAGGTGCTCCGCGCGGTGGCGCGTGGCCTGTCGAACCCGGAGATCGCCGTCGAGCTGCACCTCGGCCTGGAGACGGTGAAGACCCACGTCGCCGCCGTGCTGGCCAAGCTGGGCGTCCGTGACCGCACGCAGGCGGTCATCCGGGCCTACGAGTCCGGGTTCGTCGTGCCCGACGACGGCCGCTGA